In Woeseia oceani, one DNA window encodes the following:
- a CDS encoding adenosine kinase: MTVKLLGISNAIVDILANVEADFLDKVNAPPGSMTLIDEARAREIYDMMGPATEMSGGSVANTVAGFASLGGRAAYIGKVRNDQLGDIFTHDMRSLGVDVRLPPATDGAATARSHILITPDGQRTMQTYLGACTELAVADITAATVGEPDIALLEGYVWDIAEGPALAAAAVELVRKAGGKVALSLSDSMCVERHQKEFASFVRDAADLVFADEDEMMALLQVKTFEEVPPLAAQLPPLFVITRSAKGSVLIKGEKQIQQDAIRVDKVVDSTGAGDSFTAGFLYAYTNGMSLDKCARAGTFCATQVIQQIGARIDKDALDELD; encoded by the coding sequence ATGACTGTCAAACTTCTTGGAATTTCCAACGCCATCGTCGATATTCTCGCCAACGTTGAAGCCGATTTTCTCGACAAGGTGAACGCACCGCCCGGCTCGATGACGCTGATTGATGAAGCTCGTGCCCGCGAAATTTACGACATGATGGGGCCTGCAACGGAAATGTCCGGCGGCTCAGTTGCCAACACCGTCGCCGGCTTCGCCAGCCTCGGTGGTCGCGCTGCCTACATCGGCAAAGTCAGGAACGATCAGCTCGGCGACATTTTCACGCACGATATGCGCTCGCTCGGCGTGGACGTGCGACTGCCACCGGCGACCGATGGCGCGGCAACCGCGCGCAGTCACATTCTGATCACGCCGGACGGCCAGCGCACCATGCAAACGTATTTGGGTGCCTGCACGGAACTCGCCGTTGCTGACATCACCGCGGCGACCGTAGGCGAACCCGACATTGCGTTGCTGGAAGGCTATGTCTGGGATATCGCCGAAGGCCCCGCGCTAGCCGCAGCCGCCGTTGAACTGGTCCGCAAGGCCGGTGGCAAAGTTGCGCTGTCTTTATCCGATTCCATGTGCGTCGAACGCCATCAAAAGGAATTCGCCAGCTTCGTTCGCGACGCTGCGGATCTCGTGTTTGCAGACGAAGACGAAATGATGGCGCTGCTGCAGGTCAAGACCTTCGAAGAAGTTCCACCGCTGGCGGCACAATTGCCACCGTTGTTCGTCATCACCCGCTCTGCCAAAGGTTCCGTGCTCATCAAGGGCGAAAAGCAGATCCAGCAGGATGCCATCCGGGTCGACAAGGTCGTCGATTCCACCGGCGCTGGTGACTCCTTTACAGCCGGTTTCCTGTACGCCTATACCAATGGCATGTCATTGGACAAATGCGCCCGGGCCGGCACCTTCTGTGCGACCCAGGTCATCCAGCAGATCGGTGCCCGCATCGACAAGGACGCGCTGGACGAACTCGACTAG
- a CDS encoding MBL fold metallo-hydrolase: MHSKLTVLFIALTLLTSAQAHDDAVAHYLANEGLMVAHGDTKILFDPLFRESYGQYRLVPDAMRAALFEGSAPWDGIDAVFISHYHDDHFAPDEMLILLRQQPQLLLFAPRQAVAAMRKFDDDESLFERVTAVNLAYRDAPVSYTRPGLLIEAVRIPHSGWPDRRTDVENIAWRVTLDDGPTVLHLGDADTRDAHFANDPEYWRQRYPEMAFPPYWFFLSNSGKDVLTTRIRAGHAVGVHVPVSVPQQENKRDPALQGVDLFTTPGETRMIDHAH, encoded by the coding sequence GTGCACAGCAAGCTGACCGTACTGTTCATTGCGCTGACCCTGCTGACATCCGCGCAAGCTCACGACGATGCTGTTGCGCACTACCTTGCGAACGAAGGCCTCATGGTCGCGCACGGAGATACCAAGATCCTGTTTGATCCGTTGTTCCGCGAGAGTTACGGACAGTACCGTTTAGTTCCGGATGCAATGCGCGCTGCGCTGTTCGAGGGCAGCGCGCCGTGGGATGGCATCGATGCCGTGTTCATCAGTCACTACCACGACGACCATTTTGCACCCGACGAGATGCTCATCCTGCTGCGCCAGCAGCCGCAGTTGCTGCTGTTTGCACCACGCCAGGCCGTGGCGGCAATGCGCAAGTTCGACGATGACGAGTCCCTGTTCGAGCGCGTCACGGCGGTCAACCTCGCCTATCGCGATGCGCCGGTCAGTTACACAAGGCCGGGGCTGCTGATTGAGGCCGTGCGCATTCCGCATTCGGGATGGCCAGATAGGCGGACTGACGTTGAAAACATTGCCTGGCGCGTCACGCTGGATGACGGCCCCACCGTGCTGCATCTGGGCGACGCCGATACCCGTGACGCCCATTTCGCGAATGACCCCGAATACTGGCGACAACGATACCCGGAAATGGCATTTCCGCCTTACTGGTTCTTTTTGTCGAACAGCGGCAAGGACGTTCTGACCACGAGGATTCGCGCTGGCCATGCGGTGGGCGTGCACGTACCGGTCAGCGTGCCGCAACAGGAGAACAAGCGGGACCCCGCCTTGCAGGGCGTTGATTTATTCACGACCCCGGGTGAAACGCGGATGATCGATCACGCGCACTGA
- a CDS encoding aldehyde dehydrogenase family protein, which yields MATQAARIPVAKTYKIYIGGKFPRTESGRYYDLQNAKGKVIANICRSSRKDFRNAVVAARAAQPGWASASAYLRGQILYRIAEMLEGRREQFIAEMTVQGVGKKAATEEVDAAVDRLIYYAGWADKYQQIFSAVNPVASSHFNFSVLEATGVVSILAPESSGLLGLVSNIAPTIVGGNSCVVLASESLPLNAVSFAEVLHASDVPGGVVNLLTGYRSELAGQFASHMDVNAVICCDADDDTAADIQVKAADNIKRVIARDGINWSKATAASPYFVADVQETKTTWHPIGS from the coding sequence ATGGCAACACAAGCAGCACGTATCCCGGTCGCCAAGACCTACAAGATCTACATCGGCGGCAAGTTTCCGCGTACGGAGTCCGGGCGCTACTACGATCTGCAAAACGCGAAAGGCAAAGTCATTGCCAATATTTGTCGCTCCAGTCGCAAGGACTTTCGCAATGCGGTAGTTGCCGCGCGTGCCGCACAGCCCGGCTGGGCGTCAGCCAGTGCTTATCTGCGCGGACAGATTCTTTACCGCATTGCGGAAATGCTGGAAGGCCGTCGTGAACAGTTCATCGCCGAAATGACGGTGCAGGGTGTGGGCAAGAAAGCAGCGACTGAGGAAGTGGACGCGGCTGTAGACCGCTTGATTTACTACGCGGGCTGGGCCGACAAGTACCAGCAGATTTTTTCCGCGGTTAATCCGGTTGCGTCATCGCATTTCAATTTTTCAGTTCTCGAAGCAACCGGTGTGGTGTCGATACTGGCACCCGAAAGCAGTGGTTTGCTGGGTCTGGTGTCGAACATTGCACCGACCATTGTCGGCGGCAATAGCTGCGTGGTGCTGGCGTCGGAATCATTGCCACTGAACGCGGTCAGTTTTGCCGAAGTGCTGCACGCGTCCGATGTGCCAGGCGGCGTTGTGAATTTGCTGACCGGTTACCGCAGCGAGCTGGCCGGACAATTCGCCTCGCACATGGATGTGAATGCGGTGATTTGCTGCGATGCCGATGACGACACGGCGGCCGATATTCAGGTCAAAGCCGCTGACAATATCAAGCGGGTCATCGCCCGGGACGGCATCAACTGGAGCAAGGCGACGGCGGCGAGTCCCTATTTCGTTGCCGATGTGCAGGAAACCAAAACAACCTGGCACCCGATCGGCAGCTAG
- a CDS encoding aldehyde dehydrogenase family protein — protein MDTQANKLAFDGGWEYAPAPESTDHVKIDKQYELFIGGKFVAPAKGGYFNTVNPATEKKLSRVALATDADVNKAVAAARKAFNGPWSKMKAAERGKYIYRIARILQERAREFSVIESLDGGKPIRESRDIDIPLAAAHFFYYAGWADKLEYAYPGRTAKALGVAGQVIPWNFPLLMAAWKIAPALACGNTVVLKPAETTPLTALKLAEVIQEAGLPDGVVNIVTGAGETGAAIVNHDDVDKVAFTGSTGVGRAIMKSIAGSGKKYTLELGGKAANIIFADAALDQAVEGIVNGIFFNQGHVCCAGSRLLVQESVADDVIERLRERMETLIVGDPLDKNTDIGAINSKQQLGRIESYLKLGVAEGAAMHQSSCSVPAKGYWCRPTIFTGVSQSNRVVQEEIFGPVLAIQTFRTLEEGLSKANNTQYGLSGGIWTDKGSRIFKMTQNVRAGVIWANTFNKFDPTSPFGGYKESGVGREGGLHGLGAYLNLES, from the coding sequence GTGGACACACAAGCAAACAAACTCGCATTCGACGGTGGCTGGGAGTACGCGCCAGCCCCCGAAAGCACGGATCACGTGAAGATCGACAAGCAATACGAGCTGTTCATTGGCGGTAAGTTTGTCGCGCCGGCCAAAGGTGGCTACTTCAATACCGTGAACCCGGCAACCGAGAAAAAACTCAGTCGCGTGGCACTGGCGACCGATGCCGACGTGAACAAGGCTGTGGCAGCCGCGCGCAAGGCATTCAATGGTCCGTGGTCAAAGATGAAGGCGGCCGAGCGCGGCAAGTACATCTACCGGATCGCCCGGATATTGCAGGAGCGTGCGCGCGAATTTTCGGTCATTGAGTCGCTGGACGGCGGCAAGCCCATCCGGGAATCCCGCGACATCGATATCCCGTTGGCGGCGGCGCACTTTTTCTATTACGCCGGCTGGGCTGATAAACTTGAGTACGCGTACCCCGGCCGCACAGCAAAGGCACTGGGTGTGGCGGGCCAGGTCATACCCTGGAATTTCCCATTGCTCATGGCGGCCTGGAAAATTGCACCGGCGCTGGCCTGCGGCAATACCGTGGTGCTCAAGCCGGCGGAAACCACGCCGTTGACCGCGTTGAAACTGGCTGAAGTGATTCAGGAGGCCGGTTTACCGGACGGCGTTGTGAATATTGTCACTGGCGCAGGTGAGACCGGTGCGGCCATCGTGAATCACGACGATGTCGACAAAGTGGCCTTTACCGGTTCAACCGGCGTGGGTCGGGCAATCATGAAATCGATCGCTGGCAGCGGCAAGAAGTACACGCTGGAGCTGGGCGGCAAGGCTGCCAATATTATCTTCGCCGATGCGGCGCTCGATCAGGCAGTGGAAGGCATCGTCAATGGCATCTTCTTCAATCAAGGGCACGTTTGCTGTGCAGGTTCACGTTTGCTGGTGCAGGAGTCGGTGGCCGACGATGTGATCGAGCGACTGCGTGAACGCATGGAAACGCTTATCGTCGGTGATCCGCTCGACAAGAACACGGACATCGGCGCGATTAATTCGAAGCAACAACTCGGCCGCATCGAGTCCTACCTGAAGCTGGGCGTTGCGGAAGGAGCGGCAATGCACCAGAGTTCCTGTAGCGTACCGGCCAAAGGCTATTGGTGCCGACCGACGATATTCACCGGTGTGTCGCAATCCAACCGGGTCGTGCAGGAAGAAATTTTCGGGCCGGTACTGGCAATCCAGACATTCCGTACGCTGGAGGAGGGTCTGAGCAAGGCGAACAACACGCAGTACGGTTTGTCGGGCGGCATCTGGACCGATAAAGGCTCCAGGATTTTCAAGATGACCCAGAACGTGCGTGCCGGCGTGATCTGGGCGAACACCTTCAACAAGTTTGATCCGACCTCGCCGTTCGGCGGCTACAAGGAATCGGGCGTGGGCCGGGAAGGCGGTCTGCACGGTCTTGGCGCTTATCTGAACCTGGAGTCCTGA
- the deoC gene encoding deoxyribose-phosphate aldolase, with protein sequence MSAALTPAPPLPDLSQVTRVDEVGVAERVARFQTRSIKTESKTAALKMILSMIDLTTLEGQDTPGKVRQLCQKAMHLHDQLPGLPHVAAVCVYPTMVGIARKALGDSGINVASVATAFPSGMAPRHIKIDETKIAVAEGADEIDMVISRGAFLQGDYRFVFDEIAAVKEACGEAHLKVILETGELSTLDNVRRASVLAMHAGADFIKTSTGKIQPAATLPVTFVMLQAIRDFHRETGRMVGMKPAGGISNSKLAIHYLVMLRETLGNAWMTPEWFRFGASSLANDVLMQLQKQATGVYQSADYFSKD encoded by the coding sequence GTGAGTGCCGCGCTGACGCCGGCGCCGCCGCTGCCCGACCTGAGCCAGGTGACGCGGGTAGACGAGGTTGGCGTGGCCGAGCGGGTCGCTCGCTTCCAGACCCGTTCGATCAAAACGGAATCCAAAACCGCCGCGTTGAAAATGATTTTGAGCATGATCGACCTGACCACGCTCGAAGGTCAGGATACGCCGGGCAAAGTGCGCCAGTTGTGCCAGAAGGCCATGCATTTGCACGATCAGTTGCCGGGCCTGCCGCACGTTGCGGCTGTCTGTGTTTACCCCACCATGGTCGGCATTGCCAGGAAAGCACTGGGCGACAGCGGCATAAACGTCGCATCGGTTGCGACGGCGTTCCCCAGTGGCATGGCGCCGCGTCACATCAAAATTGATGAAACGAAAATTGCGGTGGCGGAAGGCGCCGACGAAATCGACATGGTGATTTCTCGCGGTGCTTTTCTGCAAGGCGATTACCGCTTTGTATTCGACGAGATTGCGGCGGTTAAGGAAGCCTGCGGCGAAGCACATCTCAAGGTGATACTCGAAACCGGCGAGTTGAGCACGCTGGACAATGTGCGTCGTGCCAGCGTGCTGGCTATGCATGCAGGCGCTGATTTCATCAAAACCTCGACCGGCAAGATTCAACCTGCAGCCACTTTGCCGGTTACGTTTGTCATGTTGCAGGCGATTCGTGACTTCCATCGCGAGACCGGTCGCATGGTGGGCATGAAGCCGGCCGGCGGAATTTCGAACTCCAAACTCGCCATTCATTACTTGGTCATGCTGCGTGAAACGCTGGGCAATGCCTGGATGACGCCGGAGTGGTTTCGCTTCGGTGCCAGTTCACTGGCGAATGACGTATTGATGCAGCTGCAGAAACAGGCGACCGGCGTGTACCAGTCGGCCGATTACTTTTCCAAAGACTGA
- the deoD gene encoding purine-nucleoside phosphorylase translates to MATKHMNAAPGDFAPSVLMPGDPLRARYIAEKWLDEPRRVTDVRNMWGYTGSYRGIPVSVMAHGMGIPSASIYCTELVTEYGVKRLIRVGSCGTTHPDVKLRDVLIAMGASTDSNVNRMRFGGFDLAPLATFSLVANAVLAAEENQVRYHVGNIFSADLFYTPQPEMFETMAKYNVLGVEMEAAGIYPIAAEHGVEALAICTVSDDIVSGDALSSDERQNTFDEMITVALETVRMSGDPQ, encoded by the coding sequence ATGGCAACAAAACACATGAATGCGGCTCCGGGCGACTTTGCGCCATCGGTATTGATGCCTGGCGACCCTTTACGTGCCCGGTACATTGCCGAAAAATGGCTGGACGAACCGCGTCGCGTTACCGACGTGCGCAACATGTGGGGTTACACCGGCAGCTATCGCGGCATACCGGTCTCGGTCATGGCGCACGGCATGGGCATTCCGTCCGCGTCCATTTACTGCACCGAACTGGTTACCGAGTACGGCGTGAAACGCTTGATCCGCGTCGGTAGTTGCGGCACGACGCACCCTGACGTGAAGTTGCGCGATGTGTTGATTGCGATGGGCGCATCCACCGATTCCAATGTCAACCGGATGCGTTTCGGCGGCTTTGATCTCGCGCCCCTGGCCACGTTTTCGTTGGTCGCCAATGCGGTCCTCGCCGCTGAAGAAAACCAGGTGCGCTATCACGTAGGCAATATTTTCTCGGCTGATTTGTTCTACACGCCGCAGCCCGAGATGTTCGAAACTATGGCGAAGTACAATGTGCTGGGCGTGGAAATGGAAGCGGCCGGTATCTACCCGATCGCTGCCGAACACGGCGTTGAAGCACTCGCCATTTGCACGGTCAGCGATGACATCGTCAGTGGCGACGCGTTGTCGTCGGATGAGCGCCAGAATACCTTTGACGAGATGATCACCGTGGCCCTGGAGACGGTGCGCATGAGTGGAGATCCCCAGTGA
- a CDS encoding cupin domain-containing protein — MSKPLFPVTASREFFTRERCYITELLNVPGEPRLSLARCRVEPGVTTELHSLAVDEWYFIEQGTGRMEVGDGAPFAVGPGDTVAIDRNVAQRIHNDGHTDLVFQCICVPRFAAEHYRPLEAGNA; from the coding sequence ATGTCGAAACCACTGTTCCCTGTCACTGCCAGCCGCGAATTTTTTACCCGTGAGCGCTGCTACATTACCGAACTGCTGAACGTGCCCGGCGAACCGCGTTTGTCACTCGCGCGTTGCCGGGTCGAGCCCGGCGTGACCACGGAACTGCACAGCCTCGCCGTTGACGAGTGGTATTTCATCGAGCAGGGTACGGGCCGGATGGAGGTTGGAGACGGCGCGCCGTTTGCGGTCGGGCCCGGCGACACGGTCGCCATCGACCGCAATGTCGCCCAAAGAATTCACAATGACGGCCACACTGACCTCGTATTCCAGTGCATTTGCGTGCCCCGCTTCGCGGCAGAACACTACCGGCCACTGGAGGCCGGGAACGCTTGA
- a CDS encoding TonB-dependent receptor: MRGMNPTIARRTLASSAAALVLLSTTAGLNTVVAQERADRGILEEITVTAQRREENLQEVPFSVSALRGDRFQTLVEAGEDIRALANRVPSLYAESSNGRLAPRFYMRGLGNTDFDLAASQSVSIIMDEVVQENVILKSFPLFDIERVEVLRGPQGSLFGRNTPAGIVKFDTRKPTSELNGYVNATIGSLGTANIEGAIGGSLTESNVLMGRFSFIDQNRDDWISNGFTGESDVMGGYDETAWRAQLLFEPSDNLSALLNVHGRNLNNGTASIFYANIIGPGDNNLNENFIRDVVYFDEGENNPQEADALGFSLKVDWDFGNDLVLTSITSHEELENSSYGDIDGGNLVSGPGFIPFPSQTRDGLDDLEQITQEFRLASNARDNVFWQTGFFYFKSDFTVNTEPFFVPPTEVRHKNDSWAVFGQVAWDLSDSTTLTAGIRYTDDEKEMTTGSTPNPQPLVEVGDDQVSWDLSLMHVLNDNVSVYARVASGFRAPSIQGRNIAFFDANPYSVATSETILSTEVGFKSEVSDRVRINGAVYYYTIDDQQFSAIGGNTNSNVLVNADKGVGIGTDVDAEFVLSDNFVMTIGASYNDTKIDDANLVTAVCAQCTVMDPLDGNGFAILDGNRFPQAPEYQFNITARYSTPVGDDDELYWYADYAHQGDANFFLYEAAEYHSGDIFEAGLRAGYIANNGQWEIAAFARNITDEENLKGGIDFNNNTGYVNEPRIFGLNFRMNFGE; the protein is encoded by the coding sequence ATGCGTGGTATGAACCCAACAATCGCTCGCCGGACGCTCGCGAGCAGTGCTGCGGCACTCGTTCTGCTGTCCACAACGGCAGGTTTGAACACCGTCGTGGCGCAGGAGCGTGCGGACCGGGGCATTCTCGAAGAAATCACGGTTACGGCGCAGCGTCGTGAAGAGAACTTGCAGGAAGTGCCGTTCTCAGTGTCCGCCTTGCGTGGCGACCGCTTTCAGACGCTGGTTGAAGCCGGCGAAGACATCCGCGCCCTCGCCAACCGTGTTCCCAGCCTGTACGCCGAATCCTCGAACGGCCGCCTGGCACCGCGCTTTTACATGCGCGGCCTTGGCAACACCGACTTCGACCTCGCTGCGTCGCAGTCGGTATCCATCATCATGGACGAAGTCGTGCAGGAGAACGTTATCCTGAAGAGCTTCCCGTTGTTCGACATCGAACGGGTTGAAGTGCTGCGCGGACCGCAAGGCTCGCTGTTTGGCCGCAACACGCCGGCGGGTATCGTCAAATTCGATACGCGCAAGCCGACCAGCGAACTGAACGGCTACGTCAATGCGACGATCGGCAGTCTGGGCACGGCCAATATCGAAGGTGCGATAGGCGGCAGCCTGACCGAGTCCAACGTGCTCATGGGCCGGTTTTCCTTCATTGACCAAAACCGCGATGACTGGATCAGCAATGGCTTCACCGGTGAAAGTGATGTCATGGGCGGGTATGACGAGACAGCATGGCGCGCACAGCTGCTGTTCGAGCCCAGCGACAACCTGAGCGCATTGCTCAACGTCCACGGCCGCAATCTGAACAACGGCACCGCGTCGATTTTTTACGCCAACATCATCGGGCCCGGTGACAACAACCTGAATGAGAACTTCATTCGCGATGTTGTGTATTTCGACGAAGGTGAGAACAACCCGCAGGAAGCAGACGCGCTGGGTTTCAGCCTGAAAGTAGACTGGGATTTCGGCAACGATCTCGTTCTGACCTCGATCACGTCTCACGAAGAACTGGAAAACAGCAGCTACGGTGACATCGACGGCGGCAACCTGGTCAGCGGCCCCGGCTTCATTCCGTTCCCGTCACAAACGCGCGACGGCCTGGATGACCTGGAACAAATCACGCAGGAATTCCGCCTCGCATCAAACGCGCGCGACAACGTTTTCTGGCAGACCGGGTTCTTCTACTTCAAGTCTGACTTCACGGTGAACACCGAACCGTTCTTCGTGCCGCCAACAGAAGTCCGGCACAAGAACGACTCCTGGGCCGTGTTCGGTCAGGTCGCGTGGGATTTGTCCGACAGCACAACGCTGACGGCCGGCATCCGCTATACCGACGACGAGAAGGAAATGACCACCGGTTCCACACCCAACCCGCAACCGCTGGTTGAAGTGGGTGACGACCAGGTCAGCTGGGACCTCAGTCTCATGCATGTACTGAACGACAACGTGAGCGTTTACGCCCGCGTTGCCAGCGGCTTCCGCGCACCGTCGATTCAGGGACGCAACATCGCGTTCTTCGATGCAAACCCGTATTCGGTCGCCACGTCCGAAACCATCCTGTCCACTGAAGTCGGCTTCAAATCGGAAGTCAGCGATCGGGTTCGTATCAACGGTGCGGTTTATTACTACACCATTGACGACCAGCAGTTCTCGGCCATCGGCGGCAACACCAACTCCAACGTGCTGGTCAACGCTGACAAGGGCGTCGGCATTGGTACGGACGTAGACGCCGAGTTTGTGCTGAGCGACAACTTTGTCATGACCATTGGTGCCAGCTACAACGACACCAAGATTGACGATGCCAACCTCGTGACCGCGGTCTGCGCCCAGTGCACGGTCATGGATCCGCTGGACGGTAACGGGTTCGCCATTCTTGACGGCAACCGCTTCCCGCAGGCACCGGAATACCAGTTCAACATCACGGCCCGTTACAGCACGCCAGTGGGCGACGATGACGAACTGTACTGGTACGCCGACTATGCCCATCAGGGCGACGCAAACTTCTTCCTCTACGAAGCCGCCGAGTACCATTCCGGGGACATTTTCGAGGCAGGGTTGCGTGCCGGTTACATTGCCAACAACGGCCAATGGGAAATCGCGGCGTTTGCCCGCAACATCACGGACGAAGAAAACCTGAAGGGCGGCATCGACTTCAATAACAACACCGGCTACGTCAACGAGCCACGTATCTTCGGCCTGAACTTCCGGATGAATTTCGGGGAATAA
- a CDS encoding endonuclease/exonuclease/phosphatase family protein, giving the protein MNAAYRLLCCLALTMVAGACQSPAQRAPAASTAAVTIMTFNVENLFDNTDDPGKDDATYLPLAAKQNDAHRQGCATIEVDRWREQCLYWDWSDELVERKLAVVAAAILQVNNGRGPDILALQEIENVRILERLRTEYLTDAGYLPAILIEGTDLRGIDVAFLSRLPLNSEPQLHPITFDAEFASRVADTRGILQADFELPDGSVLTGFAVHFPAPFHPTDMRISAYKTLNALRAGLPGSRPAFAAGDFNTTSTEDAREKLLDRYARPYWQVAHDLGCGDDCRGSAYYARDDTWSFLDMLLWSPANRGANATWDIRANSVRLANQTSGQRQNNGTPARFDPAGGPGVSDHWPLQVTIESR; this is encoded by the coding sequence ATGAACGCTGCGTACCGACTTCTTTGCTGCCTCGCGTTGACGATGGTAGCCGGTGCTTGCCAATCGCCTGCACAGCGTGCGCCAGCGGCATCCACAGCGGCCGTTACGATCATGACCTTCAACGTCGAAAACCTGTTCGACAACACCGACGACCCCGGCAAGGACGACGCCACTTACCTGCCGCTGGCGGCAAAGCAGAACGATGCTCACCGTCAGGGCTGCGCCACGATAGAAGTCGATCGCTGGCGCGAACAGTGCCTGTACTGGGACTGGAGCGACGAGCTGGTCGAACGCAAGCTGGCCGTAGTCGCGGCTGCCATCCTGCAAGTCAACAATGGCCGCGGCCCTGACATTCTCGCCCTGCAGGAAATCGAGAACGTCCGCATCCTGGAGCGGCTGCGTACCGAGTACCTGACCGATGCCGGGTACCTGCCGGCCATACTGATAGAAGGCACCGACCTGCGCGGAATCGACGTGGCCTTCCTGAGCCGGTTGCCACTAAACAGCGAACCGCAACTGCATCCGATCACATTTGATGCTGAGTTTGCGTCACGGGTAGCTGATACGCGCGGCATTCTTCAGGCAGACTTCGAGCTCCCGGACGGTTCCGTCCTGACCGGCTTCGCCGTGCATTTTCCGGCACCGTTTCACCCAACTGACATGCGGATCTCGGCCTACAAGACGCTGAACGCGCTGCGCGCCGGATTGCCGGGCAGCCGCCCGGCATTTGCCGCCGGGGATTTCAATACGACATCGACGGAAGATGCGCGGGAAAAATTGCTGGATCGCTATGCACGCCCCTACTGGCAGGTCGCTCACGACCTCGGTTGTGGTGACGATTGCCGCGGCAGCGCGTATTATGCGCGCGACGATACCTGGTCCTTCCTGGACATGCTCCTCTGGTCGCCCGCCAACCGTGGCGCAAACGCAACATGGGACATTCGCGCGAATTCCGTCAGACTTGCCAACCAGACCAGCGGTCAGCGCCAGAACAATGGCACTCCAGCCCGCTTTGATCCGGCAGGCGGGCCCGGCGTTTCCGACCACTGGCCGCTGCAAGTCACTATAGAATCAAGGTAA